A genomic window from Vigna radiata var. radiata cultivar VC1973A chromosome 2, Vradiata_ver6, whole genome shotgun sequence includes:
- the LOC106753914 gene encoding beta-glucosidase 12, with protein sequence MNKDMIFSGYQFLLHLGVFTLLVTFSITITHAVPPILDVSSLNRTSFPPAFIFGTASSAYQYEGAANEGGRGPSIWDTFSHKHPEHISDRSNGDVAVDQYHRYKEDVGIMKYMNTDAYRFSISWSRILPKGNISSDINQEGIKYYNNLINELLANDIQPFVTLFHWDLPQALEDEYGGFLSPRIVNDFQDYAELCFKEFGDRVKHWITFNEPWSYSMGSEPYMSSHYQLLAHAAAVKVYKTNYQAFQKGLIGISLNCHWFIPFSNDTLDDRAAKRALDFMFGWYMQPLTRGKYPKTMHSLLGSRLPNFTEEQSKLLIGSFDFIGLNYXTTNYAAHISQPINNSGNTSYFQDTRVNFTTERNGSPIGPRAASSWLYVYPRGLRELLLYIKIKYKNPVIYITENGMDETNDPTLSLEEALMDTYRIDYFYRHLYYISTALKDGVKVHGYFAWSLLDNFEWGAGYTLRFGINFIDYKDNLKRHHKLSAHWFRNFLRKQ encoded by the exons ATGAACAAGGATATGATATTCAGTGGCTATCAATTTCTTCTCCATCTTGGAGTCTTCACTCTCCTTGTAACCTTTTCCATTACAATCACACACGCTGTTCCGCCCATTCTTGATGTTTCTTCTCTTAATAGGACCAGTTTTCCCCCAGCTTTCATCTTCGGCACTGCCTCCTCAGCCTACCAG TACGAAGGTGCTGCAAATGAAGGAGGTAGAGGGCCAAGCATATGGGATACCTTTTCTCATAAACATCCAG AACATATATCTGATAGAAGCAATGGAGATGTAGCTGTCGATCAATATCATCGTTATAAG GAAGATGTTGGGATCATGAAGTATATGAACACTGATGCGTACAGATTCTCTATCTCGTGGTCAAGGATATTGCCAA AAGGAAACATTAGCTCGGATATAAACCAAGAAGGAATCAAATATTACAACAATCTCATCAACGAACTGCTGGCTAATG ATATTCAGCCATTTGTGACTCTTTTCCATTGGGATCTTCCCCAAGCCTTAGAAGATGAATACGGTGGATTCTTAAGCCCTCGTATTGT AAACGATTTTCAAGACTACGCAGAGCTATGCTTCAAGGAATTTGGAGATAGAGTGAAACATTGGATTACTTTTAATGAGCCATGGAGTTACAGTATGGGCTCAGAGCCCTACATGAGCTCACACTACCAACTGCTAGCTCATGCAGCAGCTGTCAAAGTTTATAAAACCAATTATCAG GCATTTCAAAAGGGTTTGATAGGCATCAGCTTAAATTGTCACTGGTTTATTCCGTTCTCAAATGACACATTAGATGATCGAGCTGCCAAACGAGCTCTTGATTTCATGTTTGGATG GTATATGCAACCACTTACAAGAGGAAAGTATCCAAAAACCATGCATTCTCTGCTGGGAAGCCGATTACCAAACTTCACAGAAGAGCAATCCAAGCTACTTATTGGCTCGTTTGATTTTATTGGACTCAATTACTANACAACTAATTATGCTGCTCACATATCCCAGCCAATTAATAACTCAGGCAATACTAGCTATTTCCAAGATACTAGAGTCAATTTTACAA CTGAACGTAACGGGTCACCAATTGGACCAAGG GCTGCTTCATCTTGGCTATATGTTTATCCAAGGGGACTTAGAGAACTGTTGTTGTACATCAAGATTAAGTATAAAAACCCTGTAATTTACATAACAGAAAATG GGATGGACGAGACCAATGATCCAACACTGTCACTTGAAGAGGCACTGATGGATACTTACAGAATTGACTACTTCTATCGCCATCTTTATTACATTTCAACTGCATTAAA GGATGGGGTGAAAGTACATGGATACTTTGCATGGTCGCTTCTGGATAACTTCGAATGGGGTGCTGGCTACACCTTGCGCTTTGGAATTAACTTCATCGATTACAAGGATAATTTGAAAAGACACCATAAGCTCTCTGCGCATTGGTTCAGGAATTTTCTTCGAAAACAATAG
- the LOC106756179 gene encoding linoleate 13S-lipoxygenase 2-1, chloroplastic, with amino-acid sequence MQMQQIHASNSSPSYLIPHTPSVRGIPHPSFQLWSRPSSFPTQWKLKRVSHGCRNDVTKIKAVAVNKTEKAVKVKAIVSVQPTIGGIFSSLAIDADDLTDLLGKTLLVELVSAELDPKTKLEKKTIKDFAHRTYRSTKEVRYLAEFEVPADFGEVGAILVENEHRREMFVKEIVLDGFELGPVRFTCESWLHPKNENPVKRVFFPDKSYLPSETPEGVKRLREEELQHLRGNGQGERKKFDRIYDYDVYNDLGDGDRDPDLARPVLGGPEHPYPRRCRTGRPRSLKDPLSEERSSTVYVPRDENFSEVKQLTFSTKTLASGLQALVPALTALIVDKERPFEVFSDIDSLFDEGVGLPPGEVKISTLLPRIVSFIKEKGEDILRFDPPATMDKDRFFWLRDEEFGRQTLAGLNPCCIKLVTEWPLKSKLDPEIYGPAESAITTELVDKEIKGYFPVEEAIKQKKLFILDYHDLLLPLVEQVRKIEGTTLYGSRALFFLTGSGTLRPLAIELTRPPMDGKPQWKKVFTPTWHSTGVWLWRLAKVHVLAHDTGYHQLISHWLRTHCATEPYIIAANRQLSAMHPIYRLLHPHFRYTMEINALARGSLINAGGIIESCFTPMKHSILLSSIVYDQEWRFDLQSLPKDLIHRGLAVEDPTAPHGLKLTIEDYPYANDGLDLWAAFKTWFTEYIDHYYADSNAIQSDTELQAWWEEVRTVGHADKKDEPWWPVLKTKEDLVEIVTTIAWTASGHHAAVNFGQFSFAGYFPNRPTIARTNMPNEDPSDPEWELFLKKPEVTMLRCFPSQYQATTVVTVLDILSNHSPDEEYIGDVTEPAWEQEPRVKAAFEKFRGKLLEIEGLIDSRNADETKRNRNGAGVVPYELLKPTSEAGVTGKGVPYSISI; translated from the exons atgcaGATGCAACAAATTCATGCATCAAATTCAAGCCCAAGCTATCTCATCCCTCACACGCCAAGCGTCCGTGGGATACCTCATCCTTCTTTTCAGCTATGGTCAAGGCCATCATCGTTCCCAACCCAATGGAAGCTAAAAAGGGTCAGCCATGGTTGCAGAAATGATGTCACCAAAATCAAAGCTGTGGCTGTCAACAAAACTGAAAAGGCTGTCAAAGTTAAAGCCATCGTAAGTGTTCAGCCAACCATTGGTGGGATTTTCTCATCATTGGCCATAGACGCCGATGATCTAACGGATTTGCTCGGAAAAACACTTCTCGTGGAACTTGTTAGCGCTGAGCTTGATCCCA AGACGAAATTAGAGAAGAAAACCATCAAAGATTTTGCCCACAGGACGTATCGATCAACGAAAGAAGTTAGGTATTTGGCTGAGTTTGAAGTGCCAGCAGACTTTGGAGAGGTTGGGGCTATTTTGGTGGAGAACGAACATCGCAGGGAAATGTTCGTGAAAGAAATCGTCCTCGATGGCTTCGAATTGGGTCCCGTTAGATTTACCTGCGAGTCATGGCTTCATCCCAAGAATGAAAACCCTGTCAAAAGAGTTTTTTTCCCCGACAAG TCATATTTGCCATCAGAAACTCCAGAAGGAGTGAAGAGATTAAGAGAAGAAGAACTACAACATTTACGAGGAAATGGACAAGGTGAACGCAAGAAGTTTGACAGAATATACGATTACGATGTTTACAACGACCTCGGAGATGGAGATCGTGACCCTGATCTCGCCAGACCGGTTCTTGGTGGCCCAGAACATCCATATCCAAGGCGTTGCAGAACAGGAAGGCCTCGCTCCTTAAAAG ATCCGTTGTCGGAGGAAAGAAGTAGTACCGTGTACGTGCCCAGAGACGAAAACTTCTCCGAAGTAAAGCAATTAACGTTTAGCACAAAGACGCTAGCTTCGGGATTGCAAGCGTTGGTACCAGCGCTGACGGCACTCATCGTTGACAAGGAACGACCTTTCGAAGTGTTCTCGGACATAGATTCTCTTTTCGACGAAGGAGTTGGCTTGCCTCCTGGAGAAGTCAAAATCAGCACTCTCTTGCCCAGAATCGTCAGTTTTATTAAGGAAAAAGGAGAGGACATTCTCCGTTTCGATCCTCCTGCAACAATGGACA AGGATAGATTCTTTTGGTTGAGGGACGAAGAATTTGGAAGACAGACTCTAGCGGGTCTTAACCCTTGTTGCATCAAGTTGGTCACG GAATGGCCATTGAAAAGCAAACTTGACCCTGAAATTTATGGCCCTGCGGAATCAGCCATCACAACTGAACTAGTTGACAAGGAAATAAAAGGATATTTTCCAGTCGAAGAG GCCATAAAACAGAAGAAACTGTTCATCCTGGACTACCACGACTTGCTATTGCCATTAGTTGAGCAAGTGAGAAAAATAGAAGGCACGACGCTGTACGGATCAAGGGCATTGTTCTTCCTGACAGGCAGCGGCACTTTGAGACCACTGGCCATTGAGCTAACTCGCCCACCAATGGATGGAAAACCTCAGTGGAAGAAAGTCTTCACACCCACCTGGCACTCAACCGGTGTCTGGCTTTGGAGGCTCGCCAAAGTCCATGTCCTAGCTCACGACACTGGTTACCACCAACTCATCAGTCACTg GCTAAGAACTCATTGTGCAACAGAGCCATACATTATAGCAGCAAACAGGCAACTGAGTGCAATGCATCCGATCTACAGATTACTGCATCCGCATTTCCGTTACACGATGGAGATCAACGCGCTTGCTCGAGGGTCTTTGATAAACGCCGGCGGAATAATAGAGAGCTGTTTTACTCCGATGAAACACTCCATTCTGCTAAGCTCAATCGTCTATGACCAAGAGTGGCGATTTGATCTCCAGTCCCTCCCCAAGGACCTCATTCACAGGGGCTTGGCCGTCGAGGACCCCACCGCCCCTCACGGCCTTAAACTCACCATCGAAGACTACCCTTACGCCAACGACGGCCTCGACCTCTGGGCAGCCTTCAAAACCTGGTTCACCGAATACATCGACCACTACTACGCCGACTCCAACGCTATTCAATCAGACACGGAACTCCAAGCCTGGTGGGAAGAGGTCAGAACCGTTGGACACGCCGACAAAAAGGATGAACCGTGGTGGCCGGTGCTGAAAACCAAAGAGGACCTCGTTGAGATTGTGACGACCATTGCGTGGACAGCTTCGGGTCACCATGCTGCTGTGAACTTCGGACAATTCTCCTTCGCCGGCTATTTCCCCAACAGGCCAACCATTGCGCGTACCAACATGCCCAACGAGGACCCTTCAGATCCGGAGTGGGAGCTGTTCTTGAAGAAACCAGAGGTGACTATGTTGAGGTGTTTTCCGTCGCAGTATCAGGCCACCACGGTGGTGACGGTGTTGGACATTCTGTCGAATCACTCGCCGGACGAGGAGTATATCGGGGACGTAACGGAACCGGCGTGGGAGCAGGAGCCACGTGTGAAGGCGGCGTTTGAGAAGTTCAGAGGGAAATTGTTGGAGATTGAAGGGTTGATTGATAGCAGGAATGCTGATGAGACGAAGAGGAACCGGAACGGCGCCGGGGTTGTGCCCTACGAACTTCTGAAGCCGACGTCGGAGGCCGGAGTTACCGGAAAGGGTGTTCCTTACAGCATCTCCATTTGA
- the LOC106754586 gene encoding FT-interacting protein 1 codes for MQRAPLAHSHEFALKETSPNIGAGAVTRDKLSCTYDLVEQMQYLYVRVVKAMDLPAKDVTGSLDPYVEVKLGNFKGVTKHFEKKSNPEWNQVFAFSKDRIQASVLEVIVKDKDVISDDFVGRVWFDLNEIPRRVPPDSPLAPQWYRLEDRKGVKVKGELMLAVWMGTQADEAFPDSWHSDAAMVGSEAVANIRSKVYLSPKLWYVRVNVIEAQDLIPTDKSRYPEVFVKVNLGSKFVRTRVSQSKNISPMWNEDLMLVAAEPFEDPLILTVEDRVGPNKNEILGRCVIPLQIVQRRLDHKPVNSRWFNLEKHAVVEGEKESKFASKIHLRVCLDGGFHVLDESTHYSSDLRPTAKQLWKPSIGILEVGIISALGLMPMKTRDGRGTTDAYCVAKYGQKWIRTRTIVDSFTPKWNEQYTWEVFDPCTVITIGVFDNGRVGGGDKASETKDSRIGKVRIRLSTLEADRVYTHSYPLLVLHTSGLKKTGEVQLAVRFTSSSFINMLYMYSQPLLPKMHYIHPLSVIQLDSLRHQAMQIVSMRLSRAEPPLRKEVIEYMLDVDSHMWSMRRSKANFFRIMKVLGGLIAFGRWFDQICNWKNPITTILIHVLFIILVLYPELILPTIFLYLFLIGIWNFRWRPRHPPHMDTRLSHADAAHPDELDEEFDSFPTSRSQDIVRMRYDRLRSIAGRVQSVVGDLGTQGERFQSLLSWRDPRATTLFLTFCFIAAIVLYVTPFQVVSLLIGFYMLRHPRFRRKLPSVPLNFFRRMPARSDSML; via the coding sequence ATGCAGAGGGCACCACTTGCACATTCCCATGAATTCGCCTTGAAGGAGACCTCTCCCAACATTGGGGCAGGGGCAGTGACAAGGGACAAGCTGTCATGCACCTATGACCTTGTTGAACAGATGCAGTATCTCTATGTTCGTGTGGTGAAAGCCATGGACTTACCTGCAAAAGATGTCACCGGAAGTCTCGATCCCTATGTCGAAGTGAAGCTTGGAAACTTCAAGGGAGTGACCAAGCATTTTGAGAAGAAGTCGAACCCTGAGTGGAATCAGGTCTTTGCCTTCTCAAAAGATCGGATTCAAGCCTCAGTGTTGGAGGTAATTGTGAAAGATAAGGATGTTATTTCAGATGACTTTGTGGGGAGGGTGTGGTTTGATCTGAATGAGATCCCAAGACGTGTTCCCCCAGACAGTCCTTTGGCTCCACAGTGGTACAGACTGGAAGATCGCAAGGGTGTAAAGGTCAAAGGAGAGTTAATGCTCGCAGTTTGGATGGGGACTCAAGCAGATGAGGCATTTCCTGATTCTTGGCACTCTGATGCAGCCATGGTTGGCTCCGAAGCAGTTGCCAACATAAGGTCAAAAGTTTACCTCTCTCCCAAGCTCTGGTATGTAAGGGTCAATGTGATTGAAGCGCAGGATTTGATTCCTACTGACAAGAGCAGGTATCCTGAAGTTTTTGTGAAGGTTAATCTTGGGAGCAAGTTTGTGAGAACAAGAGTGTCTCAAAGTAAAAACATAAGTCCTATGTGGAACGAGGATTTGATGCTGGTTGCTGCGGAGCCGTTTGAGGATCCCTTGATTCTGACTGTGGAAGACAGGGTTGGACCAAACAAAAATGAGATTCTGGGAAGGTGTGTGATCCCTTTGCAGATTGTGCAACGGAGGCTGGACCATAAGCCTGTGAACAGCAGGTGGTTTAATCTTGAGAAGCATGCGGTTGTTGAAGGGGAGAAGGAGAGTAAATTCGCAAGCAAGATACATTTGAGGGTGTGCTTGGATGGTGGGTTCCATGTGTTGGATGAGTCAACTCATTACAGCAGTGATCTTAGACCAACTGCTAAGCAGCTATGGAAGCCTAGCATTGGAATTCTAGAAGTGGGGATTATAAGTGCACTGGGGCTTATGCCGATGAAGACAAGAGATGGCAGAGGAACCACAGATGCTTATTGTGTGGCAAAATATGGCCAGAAGTGGATCCGCACTAGGACTATTGTAGATAGCTTCACTCCAAAGTGGAATGAGCAATACACTTGGGAAGTGTTTGATCCATGCACTGTTATTACCATAGGAGTCTTCGACAATGGTCGTGTAGGAGGAGGAGATAAAGCTAGTGAAACAAAGGATTCTAGGATAGGGAAGGTGAGAATCAGGCTATCCACACTCGAAGCTGATAGAGTTTACACACATTCATATCCTCTTTTAGTACTTCATACTTCAGGTTTGAAGAAAACAGGAGAAGTGCAATTGGCCGTGAGGTTCACAAGCTCATCTTTCATCAATATGTTGTACATGTATTCCCAGCCTCTGCTGCCAAAGATGCACTACATCCATCCTTTATCTGTGATTCAGCTGGACAGTCTGAGGCATCAGGCCATGCAGATTGTATCAATGAGGTTGAGCAGAGCTGAGCCACCCCTAAGGAAAGAGGTTATAGAATACATGCTTGATGTGGATTCGCATATGTGGAGTATGAGAAGGAGCAAAGCCAATTTCTTCAGGATAATGAAAGTTCTAGGTGGTTTGATAGCCTTTGGGAGGTGGTTTGATCAGATATGCAACTGGAAAAACCCCATCACCACCATTCTAATTCATGTCCTTTTCATAATATTGGTTCTTTACCCTGAGCTAATACTTCCCACAATCTTCTTGTACCTGTTCTTGATTGGAATCTGGAACTTCAGATGGAGGCCTAGACACCCTCCACACATGGATACCAGGCTGTCTCATGCTGATGCTGCTCATCCTGATGAATTAGATGAAGAGTTTGATTCATTCCCAACTTCACGGTCACAGGATATTGTTAGGATGAGATATGACCGTTTAAGAAGCATTGCAGGGAGAGTCCAAAGTGTTGTAGGAGACTTAGGTACACAAGGAGAAAGGTTCCAGAGTCTGCTAAGCTGGAGAGATCCAAGGGCTACCACACTCTTTCTCACATTCTGTTTCATTGCTGCTATAGTTCTCTATGTTACTCCCTTTCAAGTTGTGTCACTTCTCATTGGCTTCTACATGCTTAGACACCCCAGATTCCGCAGGAAACTTCCATCAGTCCCACTCAACTTCTTCAGAAGGATGCCTGCTAGATCAGACAGCATGTTGTAA